A single region of the Pseudomonas granadensis genome encodes:
- a CDS encoding NorM family multidrug efflux MATE transporter: protein MQHPVRSELWAILRLAGPLIASQLAHMLMVLTDTLMMARLSPEALAGGGLGAASYSFVSIFCIGVIAAVGTLVAIRQGAGDIIGAARLTQAGLWLAWLMALGAGLLLWNLKPVLLLFGQTETNVNAAGQFLIALPFALPGYLSFMALRGFTSAIGRATPVMVISLAGTVANFLLNYALITGMFGLPQLGLTGIGLVTAIVANCMALALAWHIRRHPAYDAYPLRAGLARPNRQYLKELWRLGLPIGGTYAVEVGLFAFAALCMGTMGSTQMGAHQIALQIVSVAFMVPAGMSYAITMRVGQHYGAGQLIDARMSGRVGIAFGAVVMLGFALVFWLLPNELVGLFLDHDDPAYAEVIRLAVSLLAVAAWFELFDGTQTIAMGCIRGLKDAKTTFLVGLACYWLIGAPAAWWMAFHLNGGPTGVWWGLALGLACAAVSLTLAFEWKMQRMIRREPQSQGFNIPQAE, encoded by the coding sequence ATGCAGCATCCTGTGCGTAGCGAACTCTGGGCCATTTTGCGGCTGGCCGGGCCGCTGATCGCTTCCCAGTTGGCGCACATGCTCATGGTGCTGACTGACACGCTAATGATGGCGCGCCTGAGTCCCGAGGCCTTGGCGGGCGGAGGCCTGGGCGCGGCGAGCTATTCGTTCGTGTCGATTTTCTGCATCGGCGTGATCGCCGCCGTCGGCACGCTGGTGGCGATTCGGCAGGGTGCCGGCGATATCATCGGTGCGGCGCGCCTGACCCAGGCCGGTTTGTGGCTGGCGTGGCTGATGGCACTGGGCGCCGGACTGTTGTTGTGGAACCTCAAACCGGTATTGTTGCTGTTCGGCCAGACCGAAACCAACGTCAATGCCGCCGGGCAATTTCTGATCGCCCTGCCCTTCGCCCTGCCCGGCTACCTGAGCTTCATGGCGTTGCGTGGTTTCACCAGTGCGATTGGTCGAGCGACGCCGGTGATGGTCATCAGCCTCGCCGGCACCGTGGCCAACTTCTTGCTCAATTACGCCTTGATCACCGGCATGTTCGGCCTGCCGCAGCTCGGACTGACCGGTATTGGCCTGGTCACGGCGATTGTTGCCAACTGCATGGCACTGGCGCTGGCCTGGCATATCCGTCGGCATCCGGCGTACGACGCTTATCCCTTGCGTGCCGGGCTGGCGCGGCCCAACCGGCAATATCTGAAAGAACTGTGGCGCCTCGGCCTGCCAATCGGCGGCACCTATGCGGTGGAAGTCGGTTTGTTTGCCTTCGCCGCGCTGTGCATGGGCACCATGGGCAGTACGCAAATGGGCGCGCACCAGATCGCGCTGCAGATCGTTTCGGTGGCGTTCATGGTGCCGGCCGGAATGTCCTATGCGATCACCATGCGCGTCGGCCAGCATTACGGCGCCGGGCAACTGATTGACGCGCGCATGTCCGGTCGCGTCGGCATCGCCTTCGGTGCAGTGGTGATGCTCGGTTTTGCCTTGGTGTTCTGGCTATTGCCGAACGAACTGGTCGGGTTGTTCCTTGACCATGACGACCCGGCGTATGCCGAGGTGATCCGCCTCGCGGTCAGCCTGCTGGCCGTGGCGGCCTGGTTCGAGCTGTTCGATGGCACGCAGACGATCGCCATGGGCTGTATTCGCGGGCTCAAGGACGCCAAGACTACGTTTCTGGTCGGGCTTGCTTGCTACTGGCTGATCGGCGCGCCGGCGGCGTGGTGGATGGCGTTCCACCTGAACGGGGGGCCGACCGGGGTCTGGTGGGGGCTGGCACTCGGGTTGGCGTGCGCGGCGGTGAGCCTGACGCTGGCGTTTGAGTGGAAGATGCAGCGGATGATTCGGCGCGAGCCGCAATCTCAGGGCTTCAACATTCCTCAAGCCGAATGA
- a CDS encoding putative bifunctional diguanylate cyclase/phosphodiesterase — translation MSTPVEPLRLLLLAEEPAWTALLRECLAPMGSAAVLISAPSWESVSSLFEDNRHAVLLTIPALQPAPGRCSLPTVLLLDHEPATAPDGVSDWLAFDALDAGMLRRCLRHVRERGVLENTLQRLAEQDPLTGIANRQGFQTLLTARLAENDGRGLALGHLDLDNFRHANDALGHQAGDRLILQVVARLKSQLEAGDQLARLGSDEFALLIDTRRAPERAEWMAERITEALAEPYWVDGESLLIGSSLGIAHARAQAGADPLMWHAHIAMQQAKSTQGCTFHIFNERINRNARSMADLESELRRALRRDELELHYQPRLNLEDGQIVGLEALVRWRHGERGLLPPSEFVPLAEQSGLIVPLGYWVISRALRDMQALRGQGLPALHMAINLSFRQFQDSQLLPTLSRLILERGVEAQWLEFELTETAVMRRSDLVKQTMDALGRLGVRFSLDDFGTGFSSFVHLNSLPITLLKIDKSFVGGMEQREENRKLVHAMINLAHNLQLEVVAEGVETSEQLELLRGFGCDQVQGYLISRPLPLAELVEFLVSGSSQQPALEIVS, via the coding sequence TTGTCTACGCCTGTCGAGCCCTTGCGTTTGCTGTTACTGGCCGAAGAGCCAGCGTGGACAGCGTTATTGCGCGAGTGTCTGGCGCCCATGGGGAGCGCGGCGGTGCTGATCAGCGCGCCGAGCTGGGAGTCGGTCAGCAGCCTGTTCGAAGACAACCGCCATGCGGTGTTATTGACCATTCCTGCGTTGCAACCGGCACCGGGCCGTTGCAGCCTGCCGACGGTATTGCTGCTCGATCACGAACCGGCCACGGCGCCGGACGGGGTCAGTGACTGGTTGGCATTCGATGCCCTCGACGCCGGCATGCTGCGCCGTTGCCTGCGCCATGTGCGCGAGCGCGGCGTGCTCGAAAACACGTTGCAGCGCCTGGCCGAACAGGATCCGCTGACCGGTATCGCCAACCGCCAGGGTTTCCAGACCCTGCTGACGGCGCGTCTGGCGGAAAACGACGGCCGTGGCCTGGCCCTCGGGCATCTTGACCTCGACAATTTTCGCCACGCCAATGATGCCCTCGGTCATCAGGCTGGCGACCGGCTGATCCTGCAAGTGGTCGCGCGGCTGAAAAGCCAGCTTGAGGCCGGTGATCAACTGGCGCGCCTGGGCAGCGATGAATTCGCCTTGCTGATCGACACCCGCCGTGCGCCGGAGCGGGCCGAGTGGATGGCCGAGCGCATTACCGAAGCGCTGGCCGAACCGTATTGGGTCGATGGCGAGAGCCTGTTGATCGGCTCCAGCCTCGGCATCGCCCACGCTCGCGCGCAGGCCGGTGCCGACCCGCTGATGTGGCACGCGCACATTGCCATGCAGCAAGCCAAAAGCACTCAGGGCTGTACCTTTCATATCTTTAACGAGCGCATCAACCGTAACGCGCGCAGCATGGCCGATCTGGAAAGCGAGCTGCGCCGGGCGCTGCGGCGCGATGAGCTGGAGCTGCATTACCAGCCACGGCTGAATCTTGAGGATGGCCAGATCGTCGGCCTCGAAGCCCTGGTGCGCTGGCGTCATGGCGAACGCGGCCTGTTGCCACCGAGCGAATTCGTGCCGCTGGCCGAGCAGAGCGGTTTGATCGTGCCGCTGGGCTACTGGGTGATTTCCCGCGCCCTGCGCGACATGCAGGCGCTGCGCGGGCAAGGCTTGCCGGCGCTGCACATGGCAATCAACCTGTCGTTCCGCCAGTTTCAGGACAGCCAGTTGCTGCCGACCTTGAGCCGTCTGATTCTGGAACGCGGGGTCGAGGCGCAATGGCTGGAATTCGAACTGACCGAAACCGCGGTGATGCGCCGCAGCGATCTGGTCAAGCAGACCATGGACGCCCTTGGCCGCCTCGGCGTGCGCTTTTCGCTGGATGACTTCGGCACCGGGTTCTCCTCATTCGTGCACCTCAACAGCCTGCCGATCACCTTGCTGAAGATCGACAAAAGCTTTGTCGGCGGCATGGAACAGCGTGAAGAGAACCGCAAACTGGTGCACGCGATGATCAATCTTGCGCACAACCTGCAGCTGGAAGTGGTGGCCGAAGGCGTGGAGACTTCCGAGCAACTGGAACTGCTGCGCGGGTTCGGTTGCGATCAGGTGCAGGGTTACCTGATCAGCCGGCCGTTGCCGCTGGCGGAGCTGGTGGAGTTCCTGGTGTCTGGATCGAGTCAGCAGCCAGCTTTGGAGATCGTGAGCTAA
- the rep gene encoding DNA helicase Rep — protein MSRLNPRQQEAVNYVGGPLLVLAGAGSGKTSVITRKIAHLIQNCGIRAQYIVAMTFTNKAAREMKERVGSLLRAGEGRGLTVCTFHNLGLNIIRKEHARLGYKPGFSIFDETDVKALMTDIMQKEYAGDDGVDEIKNMIGAWKNDLILPPQALENARNPKEQTAAIVYTHYQRTLKAFNAVDFDDLILLPVKLFEEHADILEKWQNKVRYLLVDEYQDTNASQYLLVKMLIGKRNQFTVVGDDDQSIYAWRGARPENLMLLKDDYPSLKVVMLEQNYRSTSRILRCANVLISNNPHEFEKQLWSEMGHGDEIRVIRCRNEDAEAERVAMEILSLHLRTDRPYSDFAILYRGNYQAKLIELKLQHHQVPYRLSGGNSFFGRQEVKDLMAYFRLIVNPDDDNAFLRVINVPRREIGSTTLEKLGNYATERKISMYAATDEIGLGEHLDSRFTDRLARFKRFMDKVREQCAGEDPISALRSMVMDIDYENWLRTNSSSDKAADYRMSNVWFLIEALKNTLEKDEEGEMTIEDAIGKLVLRDMLERQQEEEDGAEGVQMMTLHASKGLEFPYVFIMGMEEEILPHRSSIEADTIEEERRLAYVGITRARQTLAFTFAAKRKQYGEIIDCAPSRFLDELPPDDLAWEGNDDTPTEVKAVRGNNALADIRAMLKR, from the coding sequence ATGTCCCGACTCAATCCCCGGCAGCAAGAAGCCGTGAACTACGTCGGCGGCCCTCTATTGGTGCTCGCCGGTGCTGGCTCCGGCAAGACCAGCGTGATCACGCGCAAAATCGCGCACCTGATCCAGAACTGCGGCATCCGCGCCCAGTACATCGTCGCCATGACGTTTACCAACAAGGCCGCGCGCGAGATGAAAGAGCGGGTCGGCAGCCTGCTGCGTGCCGGCGAAGGCCGCGGCCTGACGGTCTGCACCTTCCACAACCTGGGCCTGAACATTATCCGCAAGGAGCATGCGCGGCTGGGCTACAAACCCGGTTTCTCGATCTTCGACGAGACCGACGTCAAAGCCCTGATGACCGACATCATGCAGAAGGAATATGCAGGCGACGATGGCGTCGACGAGATCAAGAACATGATCGGCGCCTGGAAAAACGACCTGATCCTGCCGCCGCAGGCGCTGGAAAACGCGCGCAATCCCAAGGAGCAGACCGCCGCCATCGTCTACACCCACTACCAGCGCACGCTCAAGGCGTTCAACGCGGTGGACTTCGACGACCTGATCCTGCTGCCGGTGAAACTCTTCGAAGAACACGCCGACATTCTCGAAAAGTGGCAGAACAAGGTGCGTTACCTGCTGGTCGATGAATATCAGGACACCAACGCCAGCCAGTACCTGCTGGTGAAGATGCTGATCGGCAAGCGCAACCAGTTCACCGTGGTCGGCGACGACGACCAGTCGATCTACGCCTGGCGCGGCGCGCGGCCGGAAAACCTGATGCTGCTCAAGGACGACTACCCGTCGCTGAAAGTGGTGATGCTCGAGCAGAACTACCGTTCGACCAGTCGCATCCTGCGCTGCGCCAACGTGCTGATCTCGAACAACCCGCACGAATTCGAAAAGCAGCTGTGGAGTGAAATGGGCCACGGTGACGAGATCCGCGTGATCCGCTGCCGCAACGAAGACGCCGAAGCCGAGCGCGTGGCCATGGAAATCCTCAGCCTGCACCTGCGCACTGACCGCCCTTACAGCGATTTCGCGATTCTCTATCGCGGTAACTATCAGGCCAAACTGATCGAATTGAAGCTGCAGCACCATCAGGTGCCGTATCGCCTCAGCGGCGGCAACAGCTTTTTCGGCCGCCAGGAAGTGAAGGACCTGATGGCCTACTTCCGCCTGATCGTAAACCCGGATGACGACAACGCCTTTCTGCGAGTGATCAATGTGCCGCGCCGCGAAATCGGCTCGACCACCCTGGAAAAGCTCGGCAACTACGCCACCGAGCGCAAGATCTCGATGTACGCCGCCACCGATGAAATCGGCCTCGGCGAGCATCTGGACAGCCGCTTCACCGATCGCCTGGCGCGCTTCAAGCGCTTCATGGACAAGGTCCGCGAGCAGTGCGCCGGCGAAGATCCGATCTCGGCGCTGCGCAGCATGGTCATGGACATCGACTACGAGAACTGGCTGCGCACCAACAGCTCCAGCGACAAGGCAGCCGATTACCGCATGAGCAACGTCTGGTTCTTGATCGAGGCGTTGAAAAACACCCTCGAAAAAGACGAAGAAGGCGAAATGACCATCGAGGACGCCATCGGCAAATTGGTGCTGCGCGACATGCTCGAACGTCAGCAGGAAGAAGAGGACGGCGCCGAAGGCGTGCAAATGATGACATTGCACGCCTCCAAGGGGCTGGAATTCCCTTACGTGTTCATCATGGGCATGGAAGAGGAAATCCTCCCGCACCGCTCCAGCATCGAAGCCGACACCATCGAAGAAGAACGCCGCCTGGCCTACGTGGGTATCACCCGCGCTCGTCAGACCCTGGCGTTTACTTTCGCGGCCAAGCGCAAGCAGTACGGCGAGATCATCGACTGTGCGCCGAGCCGTTTCCTCGATGAGCTGCCGCCGGACGACCTCGCCTGGGAAGGCAACGACGACACCCCGACCGAAGTCAAAGCCGTGCGCGGCAATAACGCTTTGGCCGACATACGCGCGATGTTAAAGCGCTAG
- a CDS encoding xanthine phosphoribosyltransferase, translated as MEALQQKIREQGIVLSDQVLKVDAFLNHQIDPALMKLIGDEFAALFKDSGITKIVTIEASGIAPAIMTGLNLGVPVIFARKQQSLTLTENLLSATVYSFTKKTESTVAISPRHLTSSDRVLIIDDFLANGKASQALISIIKQAGATVAGLGIVIEKSFQGGRAELDSQGYRVESLARVKSLKDGVVTFID; from the coding sequence ATGGAAGCATTGCAGCAGAAAATCCGCGAACAAGGCATTGTGCTTTCCGACCAGGTCCTGAAGGTCGACGCCTTCCTGAACCACCAGATCGACCCGGCCCTGATGAAGCTGATCGGCGACGAATTCGCCGCGCTGTTCAAGGACTCGGGGATCACCAAGATCGTCACCATCGAAGCTTCGGGCATCGCCCCGGCGATCATGACCGGCTTGAACCTCGGCGTGCCGGTGATCTTTGCCCGCAAGCAGCAGTCCCTGACCCTGACTGAAAACCTGCTGTCGGCAACCGTCTACTCGTTCACCAAGAAGACCGAAAGCACCGTGGCGATTTCCCCGCGCCACCTGACCAGCAGCGACCGCGTGCTGATCATCGACGACTTCCTCGCCAACGGTAAGGCGTCGCAGGCGCTGATCTCGATCATCAAACAGGCCGGCGCCACCGTGGCCGGTCTGGGCATCGTCATCGAGAAATCGTTCCAGGGCGGCCGCGCCGAGCTGGATTCGCAGGGCTACCGCGTCGAGTCGCTGGCCCGCGTGAAATCGTTGAAGGACGGCGTTGTAACCTTCATCGATTAA
- a CDS encoding acetyl-CoA hydrolase/transferase C-terminal domain-containing protein — MVQLCSIEQAVDDVLARLPAHVHMGLPLGLGKPNHFVNALYRRIKDLPERQLTIYTALCLGRPSLGEGLQKRFIEPFVERVFGDYPEFDFLADLQRDSLPANIRIQQFFMQPGSLLNSAPAQQDYVSSNYSHAARDINGAGLNLVAQLLASSSEHPDRLSLSCNPDITLDLLPLIAKRREAGETIVLVGQVHTDLPYMPGDAEVDIDTFDLLIDEKDSCTLFSTPNMPVGFQDHFIGLHASTLVRDGGTLQIGIGSMGDALTAALLARQADNGGYRALLDDINLSQWAQLIEREGGTAPFAKGLYGCSEMFVNGLLVLAEAGIIRRKVYPDVPTQEQANAGTLDEAAQPDGICVHGGFFLGPRSFYERLRELPPSKMLEFNMTRISYINELYGQEELKRLQRLDARFINTVFTMTLLGAGVADQLQDGRVLSGVGGQYNFVAQGHALDGARSILILRSWRESAGEVSSNIVWEYGHCTIPRHLRDIVVTEYGIADLRGKPDAAVIEALLNISDSRFQPGLIEQAQKVGKLPKDFRIDPRFADNTPQRLQAIAARHPNLFPEYPLGCDFTAIERDLLRALNWLKSKFKLTEILELGKAALDAPEASAFPEHLERMQLTNPEGLKEELFQRLLLTGLKATEQ, encoded by the coding sequence ATGGTGCAGTTGTGTTCGATCGAACAGGCAGTGGACGACGTGCTCGCACGCTTGCCGGCGCATGTCCACATGGGCCTGCCGCTGGGGCTGGGCAAACCCAACCACTTCGTCAACGCGCTGTACCGGCGGATCAAAGACCTGCCCGAGCGCCAGCTGACGATTTACACCGCGCTGTGCCTGGGTCGGCCGAGTCTGGGCGAAGGTTTGCAGAAGCGCTTTATAGAGCCCTTTGTCGAACGGGTTTTCGGCGATTACCCCGAGTTCGATTTTCTCGCTGATCTACAGCGCGACAGCCTGCCCGCCAACATCCGCATTCAACAGTTCTTCATGCAGCCCGGCAGCCTGCTCAACAGCGCCCCGGCACAGCAGGATTACGTCAGCAGCAACTACAGCCATGCCGCCCGCGATATCAACGGCGCCGGCCTGAATCTGGTCGCGCAGTTGCTCGCCAGCAGCAGCGAACACCCGGACCGCCTGAGTCTGAGCTGCAACCCCGACATCACCCTCGATCTATTGCCACTGATCGCCAAGCGCCGCGAAGCCGGAGAGACGATTGTGCTGGTCGGCCAGGTTCACACCGATCTGCCGTACATGCCCGGGGATGCCGAAGTCGATATCGACACCTTTGATTTGCTGATCGACGAGAAGGACAGCTGCACGCTGTTCTCAACGCCGAACATGCCCGTCGGTTTCCAGGACCACTTCATTGGTTTACATGCCAGCACGCTGGTGCGCGACGGCGGCACGCTGCAGATCGGCATCGGTTCGATGGGCGACGCACTGACCGCTGCATTGCTCGCCCGTCAGGCCGACAACGGCGGTTATCGGGCGCTGCTCGATGACATCAATCTGAGCCAGTGGGCGCAACTGATCGAGCGCGAGGGCGGCACCGCACCGTTCGCCAAAGGCTTGTATGGCTGCAGTGAAATGTTCGTCAACGGCCTGCTGGTTTTGGCGGAGGCGGGGATCATCCGGCGCAAGGTCTACCCGGATGTGCCGACCCAGGAGCAGGCCAATGCCGGCACCCTCGACGAGGCGGCGCAGCCTGACGGCATTTGCGTACACGGCGGCTTCTTCCTCGGCCCGCGCAGTTTCTATGAGCGTTTGCGTGAGTTGCCGCCAAGCAAAATGCTCGAGTTCAACATGACCCGCATCAGCTACATCAACGAGCTGTACGGGCAGGAAGAGCTCAAGCGTTTGCAACGCCTCGATGCGCGGTTCATCAACACGGTATTCACCATGACCCTGCTCGGCGCCGGGGTGGCTGACCAGTTGCAGGACGGGCGCGTGCTCAGCGGTGTCGGCGGACAGTACAACTTCGTCGCCCAGGGCCATGCGCTGGATGGGGCGCGATCGATTCTGATCTTGCGCAGCTGGCGCGAATCGGCTGGCGAGGTCAGTTCGAATATCGTCTGGGAATACGGTCATTGCACGATTCCGCGGCATTTACGCGATATCGTCGTCACCGAATACGGCATCGCCGATCTGCGCGGCAAACCCGACGCGGCGGTAATCGAGGCGTTGCTCAATATCAGCGATTCGCGCTTTCAGCCGGGGCTGATCGAACAGGCACAAAAGGTCGGCAAACTGCCAAAGGATTTCCGCATCGATCCGCGTTTCGCCGACAACACGCCGCAACGCTTGCAGGCGATCGCCGCACGGCATCCGAATCTGTTTCCGGAATATCCGCTGGGCTGTGATTTCACCGCGATCGAACGCGACCTGCTGCGCGCGCTGAACTGGCTGAAGAGCAAGTTCAAGCTGACCGAGATACTGGAATTGGGCAAGGCTGCGCTGGATGCGCCGGAGGCATCAGCGTTTCCGGAACATCTGGAACGGATGCAGCTCACGAACCCGGAGGGGCTGAAAGAGGAGCTGTTTCAACGTTTGTTGCTCACCGGCCTCAAAGCCACCGAGCAATAA
- a CDS encoding c-type cytochrome — MKMLAAPATVLALWAVSAQAATNDDIAKRLEPVGQVCVQGQECKGMEVVASAGGGGGAKAPKDVIAKHCNACHGTGLLGAPKIGDKAAWKERADHQGGLDGILAKAITGVNAMPPKGTCADCTDEELKGAIKEMSGL; from the coding sequence ATGAAAATGCTGGCTGCACCAGCAACCGTACTGGCCCTCTGGGCTGTCAGCGCTCAAGCTGCGACCAATGACGACATTGCCAAACGCCTCGAGCCGGTCGGCCAGGTGTGTGTTCAGGGGCAGGAATGCAAAGGGATGGAAGTGGTTGCAAGCGCTGGCGGCGGCGGTGGAGCCAAGGCGCCTAAAGACGTGATCGCCAAACACTGCAACGCTTGTCACGGCACCGGCCTGCTGGGCGCGCCGAAAATCGGCGACAAGGCCGCCTGGAAAGAGCGGGCCGATCACCAGGGTGGTCTGGACGGCATCCTCGCCAAAGCGATTACCGGTGTTAATGCGATGCCACCGAAAGGCACCTGCGCCGATTGCACCGATGAAGAACTCAAGGGCGCGATCAAAGAGATGTCCGGTCTGTAA
- a CDS encoding cupin domain-containing protein, with the protein MDVGERLQSIRKLKGLSQRELAKRAGVTNSTISMIEKNSVSPSISSLRKVLGGIPMSMVEFFSEEILQDQPTQIVYKANELIDISDGAVTMKLVGRAHPSRAIAFLNEIYPPGADTGEEMLTHEGEETGILVEGRLELVVGLETFILEAGDSYYFESTKPHRFRNPFDVPARLISAATPANF; encoded by the coding sequence TTGGACGTCGGTGAACGACTGCAATCGATCCGCAAGCTCAAAGGGCTTTCCCAGCGCGAACTCGCCAAACGCGCGGGCGTCACCAACAGCACCATTTCGATGATCGAAAAGAACAGCGTGAGCCCTTCGATCAGTTCGCTGAGAAAGGTGCTCGGCGGCATTCCCATGTCCATGGTCGAGTTCTTTTCCGAAGAGATCCTGCAAGACCAGCCAACCCAGATCGTCTACAAGGCCAACGAGCTGATCGACATTTCCGACGGCGCCGTGACCATGAAACTGGTCGGCCGCGCACACCCGAGCCGCGCCATCGCCTTCCTCAATGAAATCTACCCGCCGGGCGCCGATACCGGCGAAGAAATGCTCACCCACGAGGGCGAGGAAACCGGGATTCTGGTCGAGGGTCGTCTGGAACTGGTGGTCGGCCTGGAAACTTTTATCCTCGAAGCCGGCGACAGCTACTATTTTGAAAGTACCAAGCCGCATCGTTTCCGTAATCCTTTCGATGTGCCTGCGCGACTGATCAGCGCAGCCACACCGGCGAATTTCTAA
- the alr gene encoding alanine racemase, whose translation MRPARALIDLQALRHNYRIAREVTGAKALAVIKADAYGHGAVRCAQALEAEADGFAVACIEEALELRAAGIRAPVLLLEGFFEADELTLIVEHDFWCVVHSLWQLEAIEQAALSKPITVWLKLDSGMHRVGLHPKDYPAAYQRLLASGKVAKIVLMSHFARADELHAQSSSEQVAVFEAARQGLATEVSLRNSPAVLGWPQIHSDWVRPGIMLYGATPFEEANAVAERLQPVMTLESKVISVRELPAGEPIGYGAKFITDKPMRIGVVAMGYADGYPRQAPTGTPVLVAGQRSRLLGRVSMDMLCIDLTDVPEAGLGSTVELWGKNILASDVATWADTIPYQIFCNLRRVPRLYSEA comes from the coding sequence ATGCGTCCTGCCCGTGCCCTGATCGACCTTCAAGCCCTGCGCCACAACTACCGAATTGCCCGCGAAGTCACCGGCGCCAAGGCGCTTGCGGTGATCAAGGCTGACGCCTACGGCCATGGCGCGGTGCGCTGCGCCCAGGCGCTGGAAGCCGAGGCTGACGGGTTTGCCGTGGCGTGCATCGAAGAGGCGCTGGAGCTGCGCGCGGCCGGTATTCGTGCGCCTGTGCTGCTGCTGGAAGGTTTCTTCGAGGCGGATGAGCTGACGCTGATCGTCGAGCATGATTTCTGGTGCGTGGTGCATTCGCTGTGGCAGCTCGAAGCCATCGAACAGGCGGCGTTGAGCAAACCGATCACGGTTTGGCTGAAGCTTGACTCCGGCATGCACCGCGTCGGCCTGCATCCAAAAGATTATCCGGCTGCCTATCAGCGCCTGCTGGCCAGCGGCAAAGTGGCGAAAATCGTGTTGATGAGCCACTTCGCCCGTGCCGATGAGCTGCACGCGCAGAGCAGCAGCGAGCAGGTGGCTGTCTTCGAAGCGGCGCGTCAGGGCCTGGCGACGGAAGTCAGCTTGCGCAATTCGCCGGCGGTACTGGGTTGGCCGCAGATCCACAGCGACTGGGTGCGCCCCGGTATCATGCTCTACGGTGCGACACCGTTCGAAGAAGCCAACGCCGTGGCCGAACGTCTGCAACCGGTGATGACTCTGGAATCGAAAGTCATCAGTGTCCGTGAGCTGCCGGCCGGTGAGCCGATCGGCTACGGCGCGAAATTCATCACCGACAAGCCGATGCGCATCGGCGTGGTCGCCATGGGCTACGCCGACGGCTATCCGCGTCAGGCGCCAACCGGCACACCGGTGCTGGTGGCTGGCCAGCGCAGCCGTCTGTTGGGGCGCGTGTCGATGGACATGCTGTGCATTGACCTCACCGATGTGCCGGAGGCGGGCCTCGGTTCGACTGTCGAACTGTGGGGCAAGAACATCCTCGCCAGCGATGTGGCGACGTGGGCGGATACCATTCCGTACCAGATCTTCTGCAACCTGCGCCGGGTGCCAAGGCTCTATTCCGAGGCCTGA
- a CDS encoding RidA family protein, with translation MSIQRQLTNERMSQIVSHNGTVYLAGQVGDDFEAGIEQQTRDVLANIERLLDLAGTDKQHLLSATIYLNDIEAHFAGMNSVWDQWLPKGAAPARATVEAKMAKPSILVEISIVAALP, from the coding sequence ATGTCAATCCAGCGCCAGCTCACCAATGAGCGCATGAGTCAGATCGTCAGCCACAACGGTACGGTGTACCTGGCCGGGCAGGTCGGCGACGACTTCGAAGCCGGGATTGAACAGCAGACCCGCGACGTACTGGCCAATATCGAGCGCCTGCTCGATCTGGCCGGCACGGACAAACAGCATCTGCTCTCGGCGACGATCTACCTGAACGACATCGAGGCGCATTTTGCCGGAATGAACTCGGTGTGGGACCAGTGGCTGCCCAAGGGCGCCGCGCCGGCCCGTGCCACTGTCGAAGCAAAAATGGCCAAGCCGAGCATCCTCGTCGAGATCTCCATCGTCGCTGCGCTGCCATAA